The Synechococcus sp. RS9916 DNA segment CTGACATTGCCGTAATCCAGAGACCAACAACTTCAATCCATGAAATTCTGTTTAGCCACAGCCGCTGTGCTTCTATCGACCACTCCCGCGCTGAGTGCAGATTTTATTTATTTGGAGTGCACAACTGAGATGACCGTTGAATCCACTGGAATCAGCGCAGGCAAACCAGTGAAAAAGACCGAGAAAAAATCCGACACCGCGTTTTTTAAAATTGACACAAATGGCAATCGATTCGCGTCCTATAACTCTTCCTCAACACAAGACGAGCTGAAGTGGGACGAAGCAACCATTACTGAAGACGAACTCAGCGCGAACATGTCAGAAAAGAATGAGCTAATGGAAGCCAGCGGCGTGCTGAATATTGAACTCCAACCACCAGGTCAATTGACCTCCCAGATGTCGGCCGTTGCTTTTGGAATGATGACAACCGACATCGACGTCACTGGAGATTGTGAGGCCATCGACGAGTCTGCATTTGAAGAAGGCTTGAAAAAGCCCTCAAGCTGATCGATACATCAGCTTGACCTCGACCAAGCTTATCCCTGCGCGACCAATCAACCCGTCAAGATCCAAACGCGCGACACATGCAACGGACAAGCCCCGGCCTTGGCGGGGCTTGTAATTGGCCCATTTCTGTGGGCCTGAACATCGCTATAACGATGTGACAAGTGGCGTGCCGCATGAAACGCCTTTCCTTCGCTCTAGGTTCAACCATTGCCTTAACAATCGCCGCGAGCTGGGTTGAGATGGCTGTGCCTGCCCAAGCATCCAAAGGCATTGCATGGCAAGACTCTCTGATTCAGTCAAACGACAAGAAGACGCAAATTTGGCTCAGAGACTTTCAAATCGGAGCCGTGCTTGGGACGCCGTATTACCGCAAGGGGGCTCCTCGCTACCTGACCAGTTTGACGTCATAGCAGCAACCAACAAACAATTTGTAAAAGAATTTGCCTTTCGTGCCGATCAAATTGTGAAAACAAGACTGAAAACCGGCCTCCCAACTCTGATTGGAATGGTCTATATCTATGAATCAATAAAACGAATCTGCCCAGAAGTGGACCGCTTTCATTGGCTCAAGCAAACGACAAAATAGCCGAAGAAAAAGAGATCAGGCCTGCCTAGCTCGCTGCTTAAATGCCAGCCCTGATGGCCTTGATCACAGCTTGGGTGCGATCCTTCACGCCCATTTTCCCGATAATCGTACTCACATGACTTTTGACAGTTTCAGAACTAATACAGAGTGACTCGCTGATTTCTTTGTTACTCATACCACTGGAAAGCACTTTCAGCACCTCCATCTCCCGATCCGTGAGGTCTGGCAAGACTTCGAACGCCTCATAGCCAGCAACCGCCTTCACTTCTTTTGGGTAATAGTTCCCACCGTCTGCAATCGCCGCCAGCGATCGGATGAAATCACCGTCGACTCCCTTAGCAAGGGAGCTGACAAACATCACACCTTCGACAAAGGCTTCCAGCGCCTCACGCACAACCGCTTGGGATTCCCGATGCAAAAAAACGAGTGTTCGCGTCTTAGGGCTGAACTCCTTGACATGGCGGGCAAGGCTTAATCCATAGCCTTGCTCCAAATGCTCAGTCACAAACAGAAGATCTGGGCTGTTGTGCTGACAGGCTGCCGCTGCCTCTGATTGGGTGGTGTAGGCACCAATCAAGGAGTCACTGATCAGCGGAACAAGGCTGAACGACGCGAGCGTCAGCAAGTCACCCATGCAGGCAATCGTGCGCTGACCAGACAGCAGTGGCTTGCCAACCTCCAACGCGGCCTGCATCTGGGCGGAACGAAGCGGAAACTCCATACCTTCACGAGCATGTCCCCCATTGTGTTCAGGGAGTCGTGTTCAGAACAGAACGCACGAGGGAGGTGGCGATCAGGGTACCGAAGGGATGGTGGAAAGGTCTCGAATCAACACGACGTGATGCACCCTCACCCCTCAAGAACGTACCTCTACAAACGCGTGAAGCTGGCTCACGAACCTGGGCGAAAACGACGCGGAACAAGCACTGTTTACCGATCGACAGGCAAGGCAAC contains these protein-coding regions:
- a CDS encoding response regulator transcription factor, which gives rise to MQAALEVGKPLLSGQRTIACMGDLLTLASFSLVPLISDSLIGAYTTQSEAAAACQHNSPDLLFVTEHLEQGYGLSLARHVKEFSPKTRTLVFLHRESQAVVREALEAFVEGVMFVSSLAKGVDGDFIRSLAAIADGGNYYPKEVKAVAGYEAFEVLPDLTDREMEVLKVLSSGMSNKEISESLCISSETVKSHVSTIIGKMGVKDRTQAVIKAIRAGI